Proteins from a genomic interval of Rosa chinensis cultivar Old Blush chromosome 2, RchiOBHm-V2, whole genome shotgun sequence:
- the LOC112191015 gene encoding glutamate synthase 1 [NADH], chloroplastic-like has translation MLDWMHWVSWYVHSRFSTNTFPNWDRAQPMCVMATMEKSIPLRGNVNWMKAREGLLKCTELGLSKNELKKLLPIVDASSSCSGAFDGVLELLVRAGRSLAEAIMMMIPEAWQNDKNMDPDRRALYHFKKKIAMASPMASTDDDNMVNMGVHGLLILDSN, from the exons ATGCTGGATTGGATGCATTGGGTGAGTTG GTACGTACATTCTCGATTCTCAACAAATACTTTTCCCAACTGGGACCGTGCTCAGCCCATGTGTGTCATGGCCACAATGGAGAAATCAATACCCTTAAGAGGAAATGTTAACTG GATGAAGGCACGTGAGGGACTGCTTAAGTGTACTGAACTTGGTTTATCAAAAAATGAGTTAAAGAAGCTGTTACCAATTGTGGATGCCAGTTCATCCTGTTCAG GAGCTTTTGATGGTGTCCTTGAGCTTCTAGTTCGAGCTGGCAGAAGCCTCGCTGAAGCTATTATGATGATGATTCCTGAAGCATGGCAAAATGACAAGAACATGGATCCTGATAGGAGAGCACTGTatcacttcaaaaaaaaaattgcaatggcTTCACCAATG GCATCTACTGATGATGACAACATGGTAAACATGGGAGTCCATGGTTTACTAATTTTGGATAGCAATTAA
- the LOC112188183 gene encoding LOW QUALITY PROTEIN: pentatricopeptide repeat-containing protein At3g58590-like (The sequence of the model RefSeq protein was modified relative to this genomic sequence to represent the inferred CDS: inserted 1 base in 1 codon): MSFHGEFLKHQKRLLQLLHACSRVRSLRATKALHALNITMGLSPKQPIFVYNNIMSQYSSLGKLLVARKLFDKMPLRNVVSYNIMISAYCTSGYVGEAWKMFYEMRVSGFQPTQYAVSRLLSCGSLDIHHGVLLHSLVIKNGLFDGDAFVGTSLLGFYGRHGLLEEAVWTFQDMPCRSLVTWNSMISLLGNHGFFENCVFLFRELVRRDVNLSEGSFMGVLSAFSCPQDLEFGEQLHAFVIKNGFTCEILVMNSLISMYVKCSAICSAEKIFKEVQFKDVVSWNTIIGATAKIGGPQKAVELFSQMSMAGVLPTEITFVSLINCCTSLEVPISGESVHAKIIQHAYESNVLVGSALVXFYAKCDNLKAAHRCFYEICAKNVVSWNALILGYSNSSSPTCILLVQEMLHLGYRPNEFSFSAVLKSSLALELQQLHCLVVRMGFEQNYYVLSSLIMSYTKSGLISDALVFVTASDAPSNAIAGIYNRTGQYNETLRFLCPLEELDIFSWNIVISALGRIGYYKEVFELFQQMQFNQVWPDNYTFVCLLSVCAKLCNLALGSSLHAYIIKTDFSSCDTFACNVLLDMYGKCGSIGNSVKIFDKMRYKNLITWTALISALGVNGYVHEALERFREMIFLGFKPDGVAFTAVLTACRHGGLVRDGLELFGQMINNYGVEPKMDHYQCVVDLLVKGGHVTEAEKLISSMAFPPNMIIWRCFLEGCKSHGNAVDVDQAVAHA, from the exons ATGAGCTTCCATGGAGAATTCCTCAAACATCAAAAACGTCTTCTGCAACTACTGCATGCATGCTCAAGGGTACGATCCCTCAGGGCAACAAAAGCACTCCATGCTCTCAACATCACAATGGGTCTGTCTCCAAAGCAGCCCATCTTTGTTTACAACAATATCATGTCACAATATTCCTCACTCGGGAAGTTATTAGTTGCACGTAAATTGTTTGATAAGATGCCTCTTAGAAACGTTGTGTCATATAATATCATGATTAGTGCTTATTGTACTTCTGGGTATGTTGGGGAAGCTTGGAAAATGTTTTATGAGATgagggtttctgggtttcagCCAACTCAGTATGCAGTTAGCAGGTTATTGTCATGTGGGTCATTGGATATTCATCATGGGGTCCTGTTGCATTCTTTGGTAATAAAGAACGGACTGTTTGATGGTGATGCTTTTGTGGGGACTTCCTTGTTGGGTTTTTATGGAAGGCATGGGCTGTTAGAGGAAGCGGTTTGGACATTTCAGGATATGCCTTGTAGGAGCTTGGTGACATGGAATTCCATGATATCTTTGCTTGGGAATCATGGGTTTTTTGAAAATTGTGTGTTTTTGTTTCGGGAGCTGGTGAGGAGGGATGTTAATTTGTCTGAAGGTTCTTTTATGGGTGTTCTTTCTGCATTTTCATGCCCGCAAGACTTGGAATTTGGGGAACAGTTGCATGCTTTTGTTATAAAGAATGGGTTTACTTGTGAAATTTTGGTGATGAATTCTCTAATAAGTATGTATGTGAAATGCAGTGCCATATGCTCGGCAGAGAAAATTTTTAAAGAAGTACAATTTAAAGATGTTGTATCATGGAATACTATCATTGGTGCGACAGCAAAAATTGGGGGACCCCAAAAAGCAGTAGAACTCTTCTCTCAAATGTCCATGGCTGGAGTGTTGCCTACCGAGATCACATTTGTTAGTCTAATAAACTGTTGTACCAgtttggaggttccaatctcTGGAGAGTCAGTTCATGCTAAGATAATCCAGCATGCTTACGAATCTAATGTCTTAGTAGGTAGTGCATTGG GATTTTATGCTAAATGTGATAACTTGAAAGCTGCCCATCGCTGTTTTTATGAGATATGTGCGAAAAATGTGGTCTCTTGGAATGCTTTGATTTTGGGTTACTCAAATAGTTCCTCACCTACATGTATACTCTTAGTGCAAGAAATGCTTCATTTGGGTTACCGACCTAACGAGTTTTCATTTTCTGCTGTTCTTAAGTCATCATTGGCATTAGAGCTCCAACAACTTCATTGCTTAGTTGTAAGAATGGGCTTTGAGCAAAATTATTATGTTCTGAGCTCTCTTATAATGTCGTATACCAAAAGTGGTTTAATATCTGATGCTCTGGTTTTTGTCACAGCTTCTGATGCTCCCTCTAATGCCATTGCTGGAATTTACAACAGAACTGGGCAATATAATGAAACTCTAAGATTCCTTTGTCCACTTGAAGAACTTGATATTTTTTCCTGGAACATTGTGATTTCAGCTCTTGGCCGCATCGGTTATTACAAAGAGGTATTTGAGCTTTTCCAACAGATGCAGTTCAATCAGGTCTGGCCAGACAATTATACATTTGTTTGTCTTCTAAGTGTCTGTGCTaaactttgtaatcttgctttgGGAAGTTCTCTTCATGCTTATATCATTAAGACTGATTTCAGTTCTTGTGACACATTTGCATGCAACGTTTTACTTGACATGTATGGGAAATGTGGTAGCATTGGAAACTCAGTGAAAATCTTtgacaaaatgagatacaaaaaCTTAATTACCTGGACAGCTTTGATTTCTGCTCTTGGAGTTAATGGTTATGTTCACGAGGCATTAGAAAGATTTAGAGAAATGATCTTCTTGGGCTTTAAGCCTGATGGAGTAGCTTTTACTGCTGTTCTTACAGCTTGCAGGCATGGTGGGTTAGTTAGGGATGGATTGGAGTTATTTGGGCAAATGATAAATAATTATGGGGTTGAACCAAAAATGGATCATTACCAGTGTGTGGTGGACTTACTGGTTAAAGGTGGTCATGTTACAGAAGCAGAGAAACTAATTTCCAGCATGGCCTTCCCACCAAATATGATTATATGGCGTTGTTTCCTTGAAGGCTGCAAGAGTCATGGAAATGCAGTGGACGTGGACCAGGCAGTAGCACATGCTTAA